A stretch of the Thermus thermophilus genome encodes the following:
- a CDS encoding GntR family transcriptional regulator, translating into MAVVPEGKVTEGQSAYQRLRSAILEGELLPGQRLVEKDLAERFGLGRAAIRTALARLEQEGLVESAPYRGAWVRILSEEEALEVLEARMALESLAARHAARKATPEDIARLQGILREMEEHYARGDLLAMSELNALFHRTLVEASRHRTAARLIEALRAQGVRHQYRTILVPGRSQRSLEEHRRILEAVSARDEEAAERAMREHLQGVMAALRQAKGGPA; encoded by the coding sequence ATGGCCGTGGTCCCGGAAGGCAAGGTAACGGAGGGGCAGAGCGCTTACCAGCGGCTTCGCTCGGCGATTTTGGAGGGGGAGCTCCTTCCAGGGCAGCGCCTGGTGGAAAAGGACCTCGCCGAGCGCTTCGGCCTCGGTAGGGCGGCCATCCGCACCGCCTTGGCCCGCCTCGAGCAGGAAGGGCTGGTGGAAAGTGCGCCTTACCGAGGAGCTTGGGTCCGGATCCTCTCCGAAGAGGAAGCCCTGGAGGTTTTGGAGGCACGGATGGCCTTAGAATCCTTGGCCGCACGCCATGCCGCCCGGAAGGCCACCCCCGAGGACATCGCCCGGCTTCAGGGCATTCTGAGGGAGATGGAGGAGCATTACGCCCGGGGGGACCTCCTGGCCATGTCGGAGCTCAACGCCCTCTTCCACCGTACCCTCGTGGAGGCTTCCCGTCACCGAACGGCGGCCCGCCTCATCGAAGCCCTTCGGGCCCAGGGGGTGCGCCACCAGTACCGCACCATCCTGGTCCCGGGTCGTTCCCAGCGCTCCCTCGAGGAGCACCGGCGGATCCTCGAGGCGGTGTCCGCCCGGGACGAAGAGGCCGCGGAGCGGGCCATGCGGGAGCACCTTCAAGGGGTGATGGCGGCCTTGCGCCAGGCCAAAGGGGGTCCTGCGTGA
- a CDS encoding DUF6282 family protein, which produces MSFRERALALLQGGWDLHVHVEPDLLPRKTDDLTLARRFREMGLKGFLLKSHYAPTAERAQVVRKAVPGVEVLGAVVLNHGVGGLNPLAVEVAARAGARFVWFPTVDAANEARHLEKLPPEKRPQWAGLMEALRKEGTVPEPIALLDASGRLRPEARAVLKVAARHGMVVATGHLSREEVFRVVEAALEEGVSQVVVTHPDYPTQALSLEDQRLLARWGAYLERCFAPSHTGKVPWEALFRAIRATPLERNFVSTDLGQPQNPPVEEGLVLMAERLLEAGFDEAEVRHMAVTVPEKLALGGER; this is translated from the coding sequence GTGAGCTTCCGGGAACGCGCCCTCGCCCTCCTTCAGGGGGGGTGGGACCTCCACGTGCACGTGGAGCCCGACCTCTTGCCCAGGAAGACCGATGACCTCACCCTGGCCCGGCGCTTCCGGGAGATGGGCCTAAAGGGCTTCCTCCTAAAGTCCCACTACGCTCCGACGGCGGAGCGGGCCCAGGTGGTGCGCAAGGCGGTGCCCGGGGTGGAGGTTCTGGGGGCCGTGGTGCTCAACCACGGGGTGGGAGGGCTGAACCCTTTGGCGGTGGAGGTGGCCGCCCGGGCCGGAGCGCGTTTCGTCTGGTTCCCCACGGTGGATGCGGCCAACGAGGCCAGGCACCTGGAGAAGCTTCCTCCTGAGAAAAGGCCCCAGTGGGCGGGCCTCATGGAAGCCCTCCGGAAGGAGGGTACCGTTCCCGAGCCCATTGCTCTCCTGGACGCCTCAGGGAGGCTTCGCCCCGAGGCCCGGGCGGTGCTGAAGGTGGCGGCCCGGCACGGGATGGTGGTGGCCACGGGCCACCTCTCCCGGGAGGAGGTGTTCCGCGTGGTGGAGGCGGCCCTGGAGGAGGGCGTGTCCCAGGTGGTGGTGACCCATCCCGACTACCCCACCCAGGCCCTCTCCCTGGAAGACCAGCGCCTTTTGGCCCGGTGGGGGGCTTATCTGGAGCGGTGTTTCGCCCCTTCCCACACGGGGAAGGTGCCTTGGGAGGCCTTGTTCCGGGCTATCCGGGCCACCCCCTTGGAGCGGAACTTCGTCTCCACGGACCTGGGGCAACCCCAAAACCCCCCGGTGGAGGAGGGCCTGGTCCTGATGGCCGAGCGCCTCCTGGAGGCGG